A genomic region of Salvia splendens isolate huo1 unplaced genomic scaffold, SspV2 ctg622, whole genome shotgun sequence contains the following coding sequences:
- the LOC121790792 gene encoding uncharacterized protein LOC121790792 — MTILLKKRVHFLLFVIGVIALSITAEKCRQWVGEEAASKSGQFTFLNCFDGSSGTVACAVKEGVKLYFYNIRSHHVENRRNEAIEAALADAVTQGMAAKDAAKVAQKEGAKAAKLATRKAKRIIGPIISSGWDFFEAVYYGGTVTEGFLRGTGTLFGTYYFGFIGEERFGRFGYLVGSHLGSWVGGRIGLMVYDVVNGIHYMMQFQQADTQGYEDSSKDKFFQPDDEKSIEAEDSYMQGSTFGGVSDEPNNVETPADEPSNDESPVDENLDSTWGSSSEEYSNSETSEETSFDAHEEF, encoded by the coding sequence CTGAAAAATGTAGGCAGTGGGTTGGTGAAGAAGCTGCATCAAAAAGTGGGCAGTTTACTTTCTTAAATTGTTTTGATGGAAGTTCTGGAACCGTAGCATGTGCAGTTAAAGAGGGTGTAAAACTTTATTTCTATAATATCCGGTCTCACCACGTGGAAAATAGAAGGAATGAAGCAATCGAGGCTGCTCTGGCTGATGCAGTTACACAAGGCATGGCTGCAAAAGATGCGGCTAAAGTAGCCCAGAAAGAAGGAGCAAAGGCAGCAAAACTGGCAACAAGAAAAGCTAAGCGTATCATTGGCCCAATTATTTCTTCTGGGTGGGATTTTTTTGAAGCAGTGTACTATGGGGGTACAGTAACAGAGGGTTTCCTTCGAGGCACAGGTACCTTGTTTGGCACATATTATTTTGGTTTTATTGGAGAGGAAAGGTTTGGGAGGTTTGGTTACTTAGTTGGAAGTCATCTGGGCAGTTGGGTGGGTGGAAGGATTGGGCTGATGGTGTATGATGTGGTCAATGGAATTCATTACATGATGCAGTTCCAACAGGCAGATACCCAAGGTTATGAAGATTCTTCAAAAGATAAATTTTTTCAACCTGATGATGAAAAATCCATTGAGGCCGAAGATTCCTATATGCAAGGATCAACATTCGGTGGTGTCTCCGATGAGCCTAATAATGTTGAGACTCCTGCTGATGAGCCCAGTAACGATGAGTCCCCTGTGGATGAGAACTTAGATTCAACATGGGGTTCTAGTTCCGAGGAGTACAGCAACTCTGAGACCTCTGAAGAGACGAGCTTTGATGCCCATGAAGAATTCTAA